One Pseudomonas rhizophila DNA window includes the following coding sequences:
- a CDS encoding class I SAM-dependent methyltransferase, giving the protein MSNPIKLDFSEKYDEQHAHQYLNKHQAGLSRRLSHRRDEQLARMALALAGDPGLVLDLPCGAGRLWSVLAEKPNRVIIGADNSEAMLKTALNAQPADVVKRVQPLHASAFDIALPDNAVDSIFCMRLLHHIGEPAHRLAILREFERVTRDSVIVSLWVDGNFKAWRRKRLEHTRGQKGYQNRFVLPAATVEGEFRQAGFRIQERLDFLPLYAMWRVYVLRKR; this is encoded by the coding sequence ATGTCCAACCCTATCAAGCTCGACTTTTCCGAAAAATATGACGAACAGCACGCTCATCAATACCTGAATAAACATCAGGCTGGCCTGAGTCGGCGTCTTTCCCACCGCCGTGATGAACAACTGGCACGCATGGCGTTGGCGTTGGCAGGTGATCCTGGCCTGGTGCTGGACTTGCCGTGTGGTGCCGGGCGTTTATGGTCTGTTCTGGCCGAAAAACCGAACCGGGTGATCATCGGTGCGGACAATTCCGAAGCCATGCTCAAGACTGCGTTGAACGCTCAACCCGCCGATGTCGTAAAACGGGTACAACCCTTGCACGCTTCTGCGTTCGACATTGCCTTGCCTGATAACGCCGTCGACAGCATTTTTTGCATGCGCCTGCTCCACCACATCGGTGAACCTGCGCATCGACTGGCGATTCTGCGGGAATTCGAACGTGTCACTCGTGATAGCGTGATCGTTTCATTGTGGGTCGATGGAAATTTCAAGGCCTGGAGACGTAAGCGTCTGGAGCACACGCGTGGGCAGAAAGGCTACCAGAATCGATTTGTGTTACCGGCCGCTACAGTCGAGGGTGAATTTCGACAGGCTGGTTTCCGCATTCAGGAACGACTGGACTTCCTGCCGCTCTATGCCATGTGGCGAGTTTATGTATTACGCAAGAGGTAA
- a CDS encoding sensor histidine kinase: MEFKQSLAQRIIIAFALMSALVAGAFAMGIVATVHLVEERLISAGLGGDLQRLLLMDSVSDWSHRPEPDQLFYFSGGPGDFDLPKDLRHLDRGFHEVFRAQLSYHAMVEIVDGRHYVLLQDQSDFEERERVLFAVVLVGFVLSLALAVFLGWVLARRVMAPVVRLARQVRHRDQLLGLAPPLAPDYAADEVGELAVAFDATLGRLRQALTRERLFTSDVSHELRTPLMVLASSCELLLENPALDQRGRKQVERISRASEEMRELVQTFLMLARTQREDSGMSPRLTLGQVAEDLVGLWRAPIEAKGLTLIFEPGQTADIPYNATFLTAVMGNLLRNALHYTDQGFIRLTLSATGFVVEDSGVGIPEEKREAMFEPFVRGNEKRGEGLGLGLSLVQRICENQGWTVSLSTMEPNGCHFEVELHPRS; the protein is encoded by the coding sequence ATGGAGTTTAAGCAGAGCCTTGCCCAACGGATCATCATCGCCTTTGCGCTGATGAGCGCGTTGGTCGCCGGTGCATTCGCCATGGGCATCGTGGCGACGGTTCACTTGGTGGAAGAAAGGCTGATTTCCGCCGGGCTTGGGGGGGACCTGCAACGCCTGCTGCTGATGGACAGCGTTTCGGACTGGAGTCATCGTCCGGAACCCGACCAGTTGTTCTATTTCAGTGGCGGCCCGGGTGACTTCGATTTGCCCAAGGATCTGCGTCACCTGGATCGCGGTTTCCACGAGGTCTTTCGCGCGCAATTGTCGTATCACGCCATGGTCGAGATTGTTGACGGTCGACACTACGTGCTACTGCAGGACCAGAGCGATTTCGAAGAGCGCGAACGGGTGCTGTTCGCCGTGGTGCTGGTGGGCTTCGTGCTCAGCCTGGCGCTGGCGGTGTTCCTGGGTTGGGTCCTGGCTCGCCGGGTGATGGCGCCGGTCGTGCGTCTGGCCCGGCAAGTGCGCCATCGCGACCAGCTCCTCGGGCTGGCCCCGCCGCTGGCCCCTGACTATGCCGCCGATGAAGTGGGTGAGCTGGCCGTGGCGTTCGACGCTACGCTGGGGCGACTGCGCCAGGCCCTGACGCGTGAGCGGTTGTTCACCAGCGACGTAAGCCATGAGTTACGCACGCCGTTGATGGTCCTGGCCAGCTCCTGTGAGCTGTTGCTGGAGAACCCGGCCCTGGATCAGCGCGGTCGCAAACAGGTCGAGCGGATCAGTCGGGCCAGTGAAGAAATGCGCGAGCTGGTGCAAACCTTCCTGATGCTCGCCAGGACCCAGCGCGAAGACAGCGGCATGTCGCCCCGGTTGACGCTAGGGCAGGTGGCCGAGGACCTCGTTGGGCTGTGGCGTGCGCCGATCGAAGCCAAGGGCCTGACCCTGATCTTCGAGCCGGGGCAAACCGCCGACATCCCGTATAACGCCACGTTCCTGACCGCCGTCATGGGTAACTTGCTGCGCAACGCCTTGCACTACACCGATCAGGGCTTCATTCGCCTCACGCTGTCCGCGACCGGCTTCGTGGTCGAGGACAGTGGCGTGGGCATTCCCGAAGAAAAACGCGAGGCGATGTTCGAACCGTTCGTGCGAGGTAACGAAAAGCGCGGCGAAGGGCTTGGGTTGGGGCTTTCATTGGTCCAGCGGATTTGCGAGAACCAGGGCTGGACCGTGAGCCTCAGCACCATGGAGCCCAATGGCTGTCATTTTGAGGTTGAATTGCATCCTCGTAGCTGA
- a CDS encoding lipopolysaccharide kinase InaA family protein — translation MVVAVETTAVPRCGFEHFWNQQGEWVEQPNVRRGGESGVQRINNGGDLLYAKRQTGHIYRSLLHPFGRPTVLREQDALLALSRLDVSVPKVIFCGAQRDPIHKWRALLVTHALDGFVELDHWYATGGRERHGEAGHDRILQALAENLARMHKGRWQHGCLYTKHVFVRVTGEGESARAEVALLDLEKSRQRLTSRTAASHDMKQLRRHSSFSDSEWEKLVYFYKAAFGSAIKGL, via the coding sequence ATGGTTGTGGCAGTAGAGACAACAGCGGTCCCCCGCTGCGGCTTCGAACACTTCTGGAATCAGCAGGGTGAATGGGTGGAACAACCCAATGTGCGTCGTGGTGGTGAAAGCGGAGTGCAGCGGATCAACAACGGCGGCGATCTGCTCTATGCCAAGCGTCAGACAGGGCATATTTACCGTAGCTTGTTGCATCCGTTCGGCCGCCCAACCGTGTTACGTGAGCAAGATGCCCTGCTGGCATTGAGCCGACTCGACGTCAGCGTTCCAAAAGTCATCTTCTGTGGCGCACAGCGGGACCCGATTCACAAGTGGCGTGCGCTGCTGGTGACTCATGCGCTGGACGGTTTCGTGGAGTTGGATCACTGGTATGCCACAGGCGGGCGCGAGCGTCATGGCGAAGCGGGACATGACCGAATTCTCCAGGCATTGGCAGAGAACCTGGCTCGCATGCATAAGGGGCGTTGGCAGCATGGCTGCCTCTATACCAAGCATGTATTTGTGCGCGTGACTGGAGAGGGTGAGTCCGCTCGAGCCGAAGTGGCCCTGCTGGATTTGGAAAAGTCCCGTCAACGCCTGACTTCCCGGACCGCAGCGTCCCATGACATGAAGCAACTGCGACGCCATTCGTCGTTCAGCGATTCAGAATGGGAAAAACTCGTCTACTTTTACAAAGCGGCGTTTGGCAGCGCTATCAAAGGTTTATAG
- a CDS encoding multidrug efflux RND transporter permease subunit, with translation MAFTDPFIRRPVLATVVSLLIVLLGFQAWSKLPLRQYPQMENALITVTTAYPGANAETIQGYITQPMQQSLASAEGIDYMTSVSRQNFSVISVYARIGSNSDRLFTELLAKANEVKNQLPQDAEDPVLSREAADASALMYISFFSKELNNPQITDYLSRVVQPKLATLPGMAEAEILGNQVFAMRLWLDPVKLAGFGLTAADVTDAVRQYNFLSAAGEVKGEYVVTSINANTELKSAEAFAAIPLKTDGDSRVLLRDVARVEMGAENYDTISSFGGTPSVYIGIKATPGANPLDVIKEVRRIMPDLEAQLPANLKAEIAYDATLFIQASIDEVVKTLFEAVLIVIVVVFLFLGALRSVAIPVVTIPLSMIGVMFFMQLMGYSMNLLTLLAMVLAIGLVVDDAIVVVENIHRHIEEGKSPFDAAIEGAREIAMPVISMTITLAAVYAPIGLLEGLTGALFKEFALTLAGAVVISGIVALTLSPMMCALLLRHEENPSGLAHRLDVVFERLKNRYQRMLHGMLNTRPVVLVFAVIVLLLIPVLIMFTKSELAPDEDQGIIFMMANAPQPTNLDYLNTYTDHFITIFKEFPEYYSSFQINGYNGVQSGIGGFLLKPWNERSRTQMEILPEVQAKLENIPGLQIFGFNLPSLPGTGEGLPFAFVINSPKDYATLLQIAERVKKRALESGKFAFMDVDLAFDKPEVVVDIDRAKAAQMGVSMQDLGGTLATLLGEAEINRFTIEGRSYKVIAQVERPFRDNPDWLNNYYVKNTQGELLPLSTLIKVSDRARPRQLNQFQQLNAVTISGFPIVSMGEAIETVRQIAQEEAPVGFAFDYAGASRQFVQEGSALWVTFALALAIIFLVLAAQFESFRDPLVILVTVPLSICGALIPLFLGWSSMNIYTQVGLVTLIGLISKHGILIVEFTNQLRREQGLTPREAVEQAASIRLRPVLMTTAATVFGMVPLILATGAGAVSRFDIGLVIATGMSIGTLFTLFVLPCVYTLLAKPDKP, from the coding sequence ATGGCTTTTACTGATCCGTTCATCCGCCGTCCGGTGCTCGCCACCGTGGTCAGCCTGTTGATCGTGCTACTGGGTTTCCAGGCCTGGAGCAAGCTGCCCCTGCGCCAGTACCCGCAGATGGAGAACGCCCTGATCACGGTGACCACCGCCTACCCCGGGGCCAACGCCGAGACCATCCAGGGCTATATCACCCAGCCGATGCAACAGAGTCTGGCCAGCGCCGAGGGCATCGACTACATGACCTCGGTCAGCCGTCAGAATTTCTCGGTGATATCGGTCTACGCCCGCATCGGCTCCAACAGCGACCGACTTTTTACCGAGCTGCTGGCCAAGGCCAACGAAGTCAAAAACCAGCTACCCCAAGATGCTGAAGACCCGGTGCTCAGCCGCGAGGCCGCCGATGCCTCGGCACTGATGTACATCAGTTTTTTCAGTAAGGAACTGAACAACCCGCAGATCACCGACTACCTGTCACGGGTGGTCCAGCCCAAGCTGGCGACATTGCCGGGCATGGCCGAAGCGGAGATCCTCGGCAACCAGGTCTTCGCCATGCGCCTGTGGCTGGATCCAGTCAAGCTTGCCGGTTTCGGCCTCACCGCCGCCGACGTGACCGATGCCGTGCGCCAGTACAACTTCCTCTCGGCCGCTGGTGAGGTGAAAGGCGAATACGTAGTCACCAGTATCAACGCCAACACCGAACTCAAGTCCGCCGAGGCCTTCGCGGCGATTCCGCTCAAGACCGATGGCGACAGCCGCGTGCTGTTGCGCGATGTGGCCCGGGTGGAGATGGGCGCCGAGAACTACGACACCATCAGTTCCTTCGGTGGCACGCCCTCGGTGTACATCGGCATCAAGGCCACCCCCGGCGCGAACCCGCTGGACGTGATCAAGGAAGTGCGCAGGATCATGCCGGATCTGGAGGCCCAACTGCCGGCCAACCTCAAGGCCGAGATCGCCTACGACGCCACCCTGTTCATCCAGGCTTCCATCGACGAGGTGGTCAAAACCCTCTTCGAGGCGGTGCTGATTGTCATCGTCGTGGTGTTCCTGTTCTTGGGCGCCCTGCGTTCGGTGGCCATCCCGGTGGTGACCATCCCACTGTCGATGATTGGCGTGATGTTCTTCATGCAGTTGATGGGCTACTCGATGAATCTGCTGACCCTGCTCGCCATGGTGCTGGCAATTGGTCTGGTGGTGGACGACGCGATCGTGGTGGTGGAAAACATCCACCGGCACATCGAGGAAGGCAAAAGCCCATTCGACGCTGCAATTGAAGGTGCCCGGGAGATCGCTATGCCGGTGATCTCGATGACCATCACGCTGGCGGCGGTGTACGCGCCGATCGGTCTGTTGGAGGGGCTCACGGGGGCGCTGTTCAAGGAGTTCGCGCTGACGCTCGCCGGCGCGGTGGTCATTTCCGGGATCGTCGCACTGACCCTCTCGCCCATGATGTGCGCCTTGCTGTTGCGTCACGAAGAGAACCCCTCGGGACTGGCGCATAGACTGGACGTGGTTTTCGAACGTCTTAAAAACCGCTACCAGCGCATGCTTCACGGCATGCTCAATACCCGGCCTGTGGTGCTGGTGTTCGCGGTGATCGTGCTGCTGCTGATTCCGGTGCTGATCATGTTCACCAAGTCCGAGCTGGCCCCCGATGAAGACCAGGGCATCATCTTCATGATGGCTAATGCCCCGCAGCCGACCAACCTCGACTACCTGAACACCTACACCGATCATTTCATCACCATCTTCAAGGAGTTCCCGGAGTACTACTCCTCGTTCCAGATCAACGGATACAACGGCGTGCAATCGGGCATCGGCGGCTTCCTGCTCAAACCCTGGAACGAACGCAGCCGCACCCAGATGGAAATCCTGCCTGAAGTCCAGGCCAAGCTGGAGAACATCCCCGGCCTGCAAATATTCGGTTTCAACCTGCCCTCCCTGCCTGGCACCGGCGAAGGCTTGCCATTTGCGTTCGTCATCAACTCGCCCAAGGACTACGCAACGCTGTTGCAGATTGCCGAGCGGGTCAAAAAGCGCGCACTGGAATCCGGCAAGTTCGCGTTCATGGACGTTGACCTGGCTTTCGACAAACCCGAAGTCGTCGTGGACATCGATCGTGCCAAGGCCGCCCAGATGGGCGTCTCGATGCAAGACCTGGGCGGCACACTCGCCACCCTGTTGGGTGAAGCCGAGATCAACCGTTTTACCATCGAAGGGCGCAGCTACAAGGTCATCGCCCAGGTCGAACGGCCGTTCCGGGACAATCCGGACTGGTTGAACAACTACTACGTAAAAAATACCCAGGGTGAATTGCTGCCGCTGTCGACGCTGATCAAAGTCAGCGATCGGGCGCGACCACGGCAGTTGAATCAGTTCCAGCAACTCAACGCGGTGACGATCTCGGGTTTTCCCATCGTGAGTATGGGCGAGGCCATCGAGACGGTCCGCCAGATTGCCCAAGAAGAGGCTCCGGTAGGGTTCGCTTTCGACTACGCAGGGGCTTCGCGACAGTTCGTCCAGGAAGGTAGCGCGCTGTGGGTCACCTTTGCCCTGGCGCTGGCGATCATCTTCCTGGTGTTGGCCGCCCAGTTCGAAAGCTTCCGGGACCCGCTGGTGATTCTGGTGACGGTACCGCTGTCGATTTGCGGCGCCTTGATTCCGCTGTTCCTCGGCTGGTCGAGCATGAACATTTACACCCAGGTAGGACTGGTGACGCTGATCGGCCTGATCAGCAAGCACGGGATCCTGATCGTTGAGTTCACCAACCAGCTGCGCAGGGAACAGGGGCTAACCCCACGGGAGGCCGTGGAGCAAGCCGCATCGATTCGCTTGCGTCCCGTACTGATGACCACCGCGGCGACGGTATTTGGCATGGTGCCATTGATCCTCGCTACCGGGGCCGGGGCGGTGAGCCGCTTCGACATCGGCTTGGTGATCGCCACCGGGATGTCGATTGGCACGCTGTTCACACTGTTCGTATTGCCCTGCGTGTATACGTTGCTGGCCAAGCCGGACAAACCCTAA
- a CDS encoding efflux RND transporter periplasmic adaptor subunit — protein sequence MLRRRMLIMLGVVLLVVLLLAGYKGFSVYQQIQMFSAPKPPVSVAVATAVEQPWQTRLPTVGSLTALQGVDLSLEIAGTVQKVQFQSGQKVKAGQPLVQLDSDVESALLETAVADLNLSQLDFGRGRQLVGSQAISKGEFDRLAAQLKKNQATVNQLKASLAKKHIVAPFSGTIGIRQVDVGDYLASGTVIATLQDLSSLYVDFYLPEQAVPKLAVGQAVNVSVSAYPGQTFVGAISAINPKIEDSTRNVLVRATLGNPDGRLLPGMFASLQVILPDKANAIVVPESAVTYTLYGNSMYVVTQKKADDGTVEKDDKGQPILIAERRFVETGERRDGLVLVSKGVQSGEQVVIAGQIKLDNGTPIAISDDKTLTEQNSPPPAD from the coding sequence ATGCTGCGACGCCGCATGCTGATCATGTTGGGTGTTGTCCTGCTGGTGGTATTGCTACTGGCCGGCTACAAGGGTTTCTCCGTTTACCAGCAGATCCAGATGTTTTCTGCCCCCAAACCGCCGGTCAGCGTCGCCGTGGCCACGGCTGTCGAGCAGCCTTGGCAAACCCGCCTGCCCACCGTCGGCAGCCTCACCGCACTGCAAGGCGTAGACCTGAGCCTGGAAATTGCCGGGACGGTGCAGAAGGTGCAGTTCCAGTCGGGGCAAAAGGTCAAGGCCGGCCAGCCACTGGTGCAACTGGACAGTGACGTCGAAAGCGCGCTGCTGGAAACCGCCGTGGCCGACCTTAACCTGTCGCAACTGGATTTTGGCCGGGGTCGGCAACTGGTGGGCAGCCAGGCGATCTCCAAGGGCGAATTCGACCGGCTCGCGGCGCAGTTGAAAAAGAACCAGGCCACAGTCAACCAGCTCAAGGCTTCGCTGGCCAAGAAACACATCGTTGCGCCGTTCAGCGGCACCATCGGCATTCGCCAGGTGGATGTCGGCGACTATCTGGCCAGCGGCACGGTGATCGCCACCCTGCAGGACCTGAGCAGCCTTTATGTGGATTTCTACCTCCCCGAGCAAGCGGTACCCAAGCTCGCGGTCGGCCAGGCAGTCAACGTCAGTGTCTCGGCCTATCCCGGCCAGACCTTCGTCGGCGCCATCAGCGCGATCAACCCCAAGATCGAAGACAGCACTCGCAACGTGCTGGTACGCGCTACCCTGGGCAACCCCGACGGCAGGCTGTTGCCCGGCATGTTCGCCAGCCTGCAGGTGATCTTGCCGGACAAGGCCAACGCCATCGTCGTGCCGGAAAGCGCCGTGACCTACACCCTCTACGGCAACTCCATGTACGTCGTGACGCAGAAGAAAGCCGACGACGGCACCGTCGAGAAAGATGACAAGGGCCAGCCGATCCTCATCGCCGAACGGCGATTCGTCGAAACCGGTGAGCGACGCGACGGGCTCGTGCTGGTTTCCAAAGGCGTGCAGAGCGGCGAACAGGTCGTGATCGCCGGCCAGATCAAACTGGATAACGGCACGCCCATCGCCATCAGCGACGACAAGACCCTGACCGAACAGAACAGCCCGCCCCCTGCGGACTGA
- a CDS encoding phosphatase PAP2 family protein, protein MVSTTTRPVSRPLNFRVALGLPAAIAVILVLLELTTLDMDLARLFYDPVDGFIGRHSFFLEDILHDRAKQVVIAFSVLSILGFICTFFLTRLKPFKRELGCLVLSLALATSFVTPMKAVTAVQCPWSLKEFGGKQTYSELLSPRPATDKPGRCWPGGHAATGFTLFALFFVLRDRRPRLARLAFIFAASLGTLFSVSRMMQGAHFFSHNAWTAVFCWLICLGCYYYVLYRPVSTVKRPATTQPVNA, encoded by the coding sequence ATGGTTTCCACCACCACCCGTCCCGTCTCCAGGCCGTTGAATTTCCGGGTCGCCCTGGGCCTGCCCGCTGCAATCGCGGTGATCCTGGTGCTGCTGGAACTGACCACGCTGGACATGGATCTGGCCAGGCTGTTCTACGACCCAGTCGACGGGTTCATCGGTCGGCACAGTTTTTTTCTGGAAGACATTCTGCATGACCGGGCCAAACAGGTGGTCATCGCGTTTTCTGTGCTGTCGATTCTCGGGTTCATCTGCACGTTCTTCCTCACCCGACTCAAACCGTTCAAACGCGAACTGGGCTGCCTGGTGCTCTCCCTGGCGCTGGCTACTTCATTCGTCACGCCGATGAAAGCCGTAACGGCAGTGCAATGCCCCTGGAGCCTGAAGGAGTTCGGAGGCAAGCAAACCTACAGCGAACTGCTGAGCCCACGCCCGGCAACTGACAAACCCGGCCGATGCTGGCCCGGTGGTCACGCTGCCACCGGGTTTACGCTGTTCGCGTTGTTCTTCGTACTGCGCGACCGCCGCCCTCGCCTGGCCCGCCTGGCCTTCATATTCGCTGCCTCCCTGGGAACGCTGTTCTCCGTGAGCCGCATGATGCAAGGGGCGCATTTCTTTTCCCACAATGCGTGGACAGCGGTGTTCTGTTGGCTGATTTGCCTGGGGTGTTATTACTACGTGCTGTACCGGCCGGTCTCTACAGTGAAGAGACCGGCGACAACCCAACCCGTCAATGCTTGA
- the groL gene encoding chaperonin GroEL (60 kDa chaperone family; promotes refolding of misfolded polypeptides especially under stressful conditions; forms two stacked rings of heptamers to form a barrel-shaped 14mer; ends can be capped by GroES; misfolded proteins enter the barrel where they are refolded when GroES binds), translating to MAAKEVKFGDSARKKMLAGVNVLADAVKATLGPKGRNVIIEKSFGAPTITKDGVSVAKEIELKDRFENMGAQLVKDVASRANDDAGDGTTTATVLAQSIVNEGLKAVAAGMNPMDLKRGIDKATIAIVKELKALSKPCADTKAIAQVGTISANSDNSIGDIIAEAMEKVGKEGVITVEEGSGLENELSVVEGMQFDRGYLSPYFVNKPDTMVAELESPLILLVDKKISNIREMLPVLEAVAKAGRPLLIVAEDVEGEALATLVVNNMRGIVKVAAVKAPGFGDRRKAMLQDIAVLTGGTVISEEIGLSLESTTLEHLGNAKRVILSKENTTVIDGAGVEADIQARVTQIRAQVADTSSDYDREKLQERLAKLSGGVAVIKVGAGSEVEMKEKKARVEDALHATRAAVEEGVVPGGGVALVRALQAISELKGDNDDQNVGIQLLRRAVEAPLRQIVANSGDEPSVVVDKVKQGSGNYGYNAATGEYGDMIEMGILDPAKVTRSALQAASSIASLMITTEAMIAEIKEDAPAGGGMPDMGGMGGMGGMM from the coding sequence ATGGCTGCTAAAGAAGTTAAATTCGGCGATTCCGCCCGCAAGAAAATGCTCGCCGGTGTCAACGTCCTGGCTGACGCAGTAAAAGCGACCCTGGGCCCTAAAGGCCGTAACGTGATCATCGAGAAGAGCTTCGGCGCTCCGACCATCACCAAGGACGGCGTTTCCGTAGCCAAGGAAATCGAGCTCAAAGACCGCTTTGAAAACATGGGCGCGCAACTGGTCAAAGACGTTGCCTCCCGTGCCAACGATGATGCTGGTGACGGCACCACCACCGCGACCGTACTGGCTCAATCGATCGTCAACGAAGGCCTCAAGGCTGTCGCTGCCGGCATGAACCCGATGGACCTCAAGCGCGGCATCGACAAGGCGACCATCGCCATCGTCAAAGAGCTTAAAGCCCTGTCCAAGCCATGCGCTGACACCAAGGCTATCGCTCAGGTCGGCACCATCTCGGCCAACTCCGACAACTCCATCGGCGACATCATTGCCGAAGCCATGGAAAAAGTCGGTAAAGAAGGCGTGATCACCGTTGAAGAAGGCTCGGGCCTGGAAAACGAACTGTCGGTTGTTGAAGGCATGCAGTTCGACCGTGGCTACCTGTCGCCGTACTTCGTCAACAAGCCGGACACCATGGTTGCCGAGCTTGAGAGCCCGCTGATCCTGCTGGTCGACAAGAAAATCTCCAACATCCGCGAAATGCTGCCAGTGCTGGAAGCCGTTGCCAAAGCCGGCCGCCCACTGCTGATCGTGGCGGAAGACGTTGAAGGCGAAGCCCTGGCGACTCTGGTTGTGAACAACATGCGCGGTATCGTTAAAGTCGCTGCCGTCAAGGCACCTGGCTTCGGCGACCGTCGCAAGGCCATGCTGCAGGACATCGCCGTACTGACCGGCGGTACCGTTATCTCCGAAGAGATCGGCCTGAGCCTGGAAAGCACCACCCTGGAGCACCTGGGTAACGCCAAGCGCGTAATCCTGTCCAAGGAAAACACCACCGTGATCGACGGTGCTGGCGTCGAGGCTGATATCCAGGCTCGCGTTACTCAGATCCGCGCACAAGTGGCCGACACTTCGTCCGACTACGACCGTGAAAAACTGCAAGAGCGTCTGGCCAAGCTGTCGGGCGGCGTTGCAGTGATCAAGGTTGGCGCCGGTTCCGAAGTTGAAATGAAAGAGAAGAAAGCCCGCGTTGAAGACGCCCTGCACGCAACCCGCGCAGCCGTCGAAGAAGGCGTGGTACCTGGCGGCGGCGTGGCACTGGTTCGTGCCCTGCAGGCCATCAGCGAGCTCAAAGGCGACAACGATGACCAGAACGTGGGCATCCAGTTGCTGCGTCGCGCTGTTGAAGCACCGCTGCGCCAGATCGTTGCCAACTCCGGCGACGAGCCAAGCGTTGTGGTCGACAAGGTCAAGCAGGGTTCGGGTAACTACGGTTACAACGCTGCGACCGGTGAATACGGCGACATGATCGAAATGGGTATCCTGGACCCAGCCAAAGTGACTCGTTCGGCTCTGCAAGCGGCTTCGTCGATTGCCAGCCTGATGATCACCACCGAGGCGATGATCGCTGAAATCAAGGAAGACGCTCCAGCTGGCGGCGGTATGCCAGACATGGGCGGCATGGGTGGCATGGGCGGCATGATGTAA
- the colR gene encoding two-component system response regulator ColR codes for MRILLVEDNRDILANLADYLGLKGYTVDCAQDGLSGLHLAATEHYDLIVLDIMLPGIDGYTLCKRLREDARRDTPVIMLTARDQLDDRLQGFKSGADDYLVKPFALSELAARIEAVMRRAQGGGRRALQVGDLSYDLDTLEVTREGKLLKLNPVGLKLLAVLMQKSPHVLRREILEEALWGDDCPDSDSLRSHVHQLRQVIDKPFDKPLLHTVHGVGYRLAEGRDGV; via the coding sequence ATGCGAATTCTGTTGGTTGAAGACAACCGTGACATCCTGGCCAATCTGGCCGATTACCTGGGGCTCAAAGGCTATACCGTCGATTGTGCCCAGGATGGTTTGTCGGGGTTACACCTGGCCGCGACCGAGCACTATGACCTGATCGTGCTCGACATCATGCTGCCGGGCATCGACGGCTACACCTTGTGCAAGCGCCTGCGCGAGGACGCCCGACGTGATACACCGGTGATCATGCTCACCGCCCGGGATCAACTGGACGATCGCCTGCAAGGGTTCAAGTCCGGCGCCGATGATTATCTGGTCAAACCTTTTGCCTTGTCGGAGCTGGCGGCGCGGATCGAAGCGGTCATGCGTCGGGCCCAGGGCGGCGGGCGGCGCGCTTTGCAGGTCGGTGACCTGAGTTACGACCTCGATACCCTGGAAGTCACCCGCGAAGGCAAACTGCTGAAGCTCAACCCTGTAGGCCTGAAGCTGCTGGCGGTCTTGATGCAGAAAAGCCCCCACGTGCTGCGCCGGGAAATCCTCGAAGAAGCCTTGTGGGGCGATGATTGCCCGGACAGCGACAGTCTGCGCAGCCATGTTCACCAATTACGTCAGGTGATCGACAAACCGTTCGACAAACCGCTGTTGCACACCGTGCATGGCGTGGGTTATCGCCTGGCCGAGGGCCGAGATGGAGTTTAA